The Coffea arabica cultivar ET-39 chromosome 9e, Coffea Arabica ET-39 HiFi, whole genome shotgun sequence genome has a window encoding:
- the LOC113710050 gene encoding uncharacterized protein, translating to MKKLGHLPSRVDMFEHCYTDSNGNPGNDDVAATLQALKEKVSQLPPGSNDDVGRNDAFAQVFGEDNNGRVRMYGLGVTPSDKWGNVPSRSTCQRIVMEQKAAISKMEDKFAEQDQQLKDQAKELAELKAMVCQQQNSGSKTGGSINSTSSNHVSKSPMGARSLQEGDWVDIFSLFDPTKCLAIGRLQGIDPSKVVGGQPLGPCWCEILVQIVMERNEQLIRPYGLLQTIEDALGAPIAWPLKLVKIHED from the exons ATGAAAAAATTAGGTCATCTCCCATCACGAGTTGATATGTTCGAACACTGTTATACTGACTCAAACGGAAACCCGGGAAATGATGACGTTGCAGCTACATTA CAAGCTTTGAAGGAAAAAGTTAGCCAACTTCCCCCTGGTTCTAATGATGATGTTGGTCGTAATGATGCATTTGCCCAAGTATTTGGGGAAGATAACAATGGGCGTGTGCGCATGTATGGTCTAGGTGTGACACCATCAGACAAATGGGGTAACGTACCTAGTCGCAGCACTTGTCAGCGTATCGTTATGGAGCAAAAGGCAGCAATTTCTAAGATGGAAGATAAATTTGCTGAGCAAGATCAGCAGCTGAAAGACCAAGCCAAAGAACTTGCAGAGCTCAAAGCAATGGTGTGTCAGCAGCAAAATAGTGGCTCAAAAACTGGTGGCTCGATAAATTCAACGTCCTCTAATCATGTTTCAAAATCTCCTATGGGTGCTCGTTCTCTTCAG GAAGGTGATTGGGTGGATATTTTCAGCTTGTTTGATCCAACAAAATGTCTAGCTATTGGTCGTCTCCAAGGAATTGATCCTTCTAAAGTTGTTGGTGGACAACCATTAGGACCATGTTGGTGTGAAATACTAGTACAAATCGTGATGGAACGCAATGAACAATTGATTAGGCCTTATGGGCTATTGcaaacaattgaagatgcacTTGGTGCACCGATTGCTTGGCCACTGAAATTG GTGAAGATTCATGAGGATTGA
- the LOC140014576 gene encoding uncharacterized protein, which produces MARTKRQKITGNTLVDQHEDIAENQIHIEEPNSTDEENADENSQRKTRGPTYMTEIWGKPSSCHRYKVRFDKDGEPVGKNKSKFTEFLGTIARNGKYAPLDVTDWREMTNDKKQDMLVLVKEKFRLPPGADFWTLKSIGKKWRNWKSALKAKYYNPNESIESQINNRDQRILKDQWRNLLAYWSLEETKV; this is translated from the exons ATGGCAAGGACTAAAAGACAGAAGATTACCGGAAATACACTTGTTGATCAACACGAGGATATAGCTGAAAATCAGATTCACATTGAGGAGCCTAACTCTACAG ATGAAGAAAATGCAGATGAAAATTCACAAAGAAAAACTAGAGGGCCAACATATATGACAGAAATATGGGGTAAACCTAGTAGTTGTCATCGGTACAAAGTTAGATTTGATAAGGATGGTGAGCCTGTTGGCAAGAACAAGTCCAAATTTACTGAGTTCTTAGGAACAATAGCAAGAAATGGAAAGTATGCTCCTCTAGACGTGACAGATTGGCGTGAAATGACAAATGATAAGAAGCAAGACATGCTTGTATTGGTGAAG GAAAAATTTCGTCTTCCTCCAGGTGCAGATTTTTGGACTTTGAAATCAATCGGCAAAAAATGGAGAAATTGGAAATCAGCTTTAAAGGCAAAATATTACAATCCAAATGAATCCATTGAGAGTCAAATTAACAATAGGGATCAGCGGATCTTGAAAGATCAGTGGAGAAATCTTCTGGCTTACTGGAGCTTAGAGGAAACAAAGGTATAA
- the LOC140014577 gene encoding uncharacterized protein — MDKTWMQKNRRSKEYWDGLQKFLDYAFQNSSINGMILCPCKECKCGVCITRENAELHLKVYGFVKGYTHWAAHGEFVYSSAPKPTSYDISHGVRDELDDMHGLVHDAMGIPEQDYTRIDGTEYKSQLPNVEAEKFYNLIDNSNKELYSGCKRFSKLSFMIRLLHLKCLGKLSNKIFDMLLDLLKEAFPDAMDGLPKSYYEAEKLMKELGLGYDKYDACPNDCTLYWGVDARRKHCETCKESRWVKSENDPTGEGRKIPHKVLWHFPLKHRLQRLFMSSKIAGHMRWHAEGRTKDGNMRHPADSPSWQTFDFHHPEFSQDSRNVRLGLASDGFNPFKNMSSTHSTWPVILMPYNLPPWMCMKQPNFMLSLLIPGPFAPGNNIDIYLKPLIAELKELWDVGVNTYDASRKENFQLRAALLWTISDFPGYAILSGWSTKGKLACPVCHKYTSSQHLQNWGKYCYMGHRRYLEMNHPFRKDAKSFNGAVEYGKPPGRLMGSTILDELAGYSIKLGKTVSDNPELPFNWKKLSIFFDLPYWKDNMIRHNLDVMHIEKNISEIIVATLLNLEKTKDNKKSRLDLRDMGIRSELHPIEKGNGRSVLPPACFTMKKKEKEIFCKVLKGIKVPDGYAANISRCVKVKPPKISGLKSHDYHILMQQLLPIALRRTLSKAVRSPLIKLSRYFRKLCSKVLDPADLVHLEKEIGIILCQLERIFPPSFFNVMVHLAVHLVSEAKIGGPVHYRWMYPIERYS; from the coding sequence ATGGATAAAACTTGGATGCAAAAGAATAGACGAAGCAAAGAATATTGGGATGGTTTGCAAAAATTCTTAGATTATGCATTCCAGAATTCAAGTATAAATGGGATGATATTATGTCCATGTAAAGAATGTAAGTGTGGTGTATGTATTACCAGGGAGAATGCAGAACTTCATTTGAAAGTTTATGGTTTTGTTAAAGGATACACCCATTGGGCAGCTCATGGAGAATTTGTTTACTCTAGTGCACCAAAACCTACTTCCTATGATATCTCACATGGGGTACGGGATGAACTTGATGACATGCATGGTTTGGTTcatgatgcaatgggaattccTGAACAAGATTATACAAGGATAGATGGAACTGAATACAAAAGCCAATTGCCCAATGTAGAAGCTGAAAAGTTTTACAATCTAATTGATAATTCTAACAAAGAGCTTTACTCTGGATGTAAAAGATTCTCAAAACTTTCCTTTATGATTCGGTTGCTTCACCTCAAATGCCTTGGTAAACTCAGCAACAAAATTTTTGATATGTTACTTGATTTGTTGAAAGAAGCCTTTCcagatgcaatggatggtttgcCTAAGTCTTATTATGAAGCTGAAAAGTTAATGAAGGAATTAGGACTTGGGTATGATAAATATGATGCATGTCCGAATGACTGCACTTTGTATTGGGGGGTAGATGCAAGAAGAAAGCATTGTGAAACATGTAAAGAATCTAGATGGGTTAAATCTGAAAATGATCCGACTGGTGAGGGAAGAAAAATACCGCATAAGGTTTTATGGCATTTTCCCCTAAAACATAGGTTACAACGCCTATTTATGTCCTCCAAAATTGCAGGCCATATGAGATGGCATGCAGAAGGTCGTACTAAGGATGGTAACATGAGGCACCCTGCTGATTCTCCATCTTGGCAAACATTTGACTTTCATCATCCAGAATTTTCTCAAGATTCTCGTAATGTGAGGTTGGGCCTAGCATCAGATGGATTTAACCCATTCAAAAATATGAGTTCAACTCATAGCACTTGGCCGGTAATATTGATGCCATATAATTTGCCGCCATGGATGTGTATGAAACAACCGAACTTTATGTTGTCATTGTTGATACCCGGTCCATTTGCACCAGGAAATAATATTGATATATATTTAAAACCTCTCATAGCAGAATTAAAGGAATTGTGGGATGTTGGAGTGAATACATATGAtgcatcaagaaaagaaaactttcaACTTCGTGCAGCACTTTTATGGACCATCAGTGACTTTCCAGGTTATGCAATCCTCTCCGGATGGAGCACTAAAGGAAAACTTGCATGTCCTGTATGCCATAAATACACATCTTCACAGCATCTGCAAAATTGGGGAAAATATTGCTATATGGGGCATCGAAGGTACTTGGAAATGAACCATCCATTTCGCAAAGATGCTAAATCTTTCAATGGAGCTGTAGAGTATGGAAAACCACCAGGAAGGTTAATGGGGTCTACAATTTTAGATGAGTTAGCTGGTTATAGTATTAAACTTGGGAAGACAGTTAGTGACAATCCAGAATTGCCatttaattggaaaaaattaAGTATTTTCTTTGATTTGCCCTATTGGAAAGACAATATGATACGTCATAATCTTGACGTTATGCACATTGAGAAGAACATCAGTGAGATCATTGTGGCTACATTGTTGAATCTGGAAAAAACCAAAGATAATAAAAAGTCACGTCTTGACCTTCGTGATATGGGTATAAGATCAGAATTGCATCCCATTGAGAAGGGAAATGGTAGGAGTGTTCTGCCTCCAGCTTGCTTTACaatgaaaaagaaggaaaaggagatattttgcaaagtTTTGAAAGGGATAAAAGTTCCAGATGGCTACGCAGCAAATATTTCTAGATGTGTTAAAGTAAAGCCACCAAAAATTTCTGGATTAAAAAGTCATGATTACCATATTTTGATGCAACAACTTCTCCCAATAGCTCTGCGCAGGACTTTATCAAAAGCAGTTCGCTCTCCTTTGATCAAATTGAGCAGGTATTTTCGCAAGTTGTGCTCCAAAGTTTTGGATCCAGCAGATTTAGTTCATTTGGAAAAAGAGATTGGTATCATACTTTGTCAATTAgaaaggatttttccaccatccTTTTTTAATGTGATGGTACATCTAGCTGTTCATTTGGTTAGCGAAGCGAAAATAGGAGGGCCTGTCCATTATCGGTGGATGTATCCTATAGAAAGGTACTCATGA